From Punica granatum isolate Tunisia-2019 chromosome 1, ASM765513v2, whole genome shotgun sequence:
TTAATGAATCCTATTAATAAAAATGTAGCCTGTCATTGAATTTGTCCCACGAGGGAAAGACGGATACAAGGATCCATCCTCATACTTGGGAAATCAAACCTACTATAGAATACGTATATTTTACGTGTTCAGAGCACAAGAAATTGTCCTATTATTATAGTGCACAACGTCTAGATTTTGTCTCGCCTACGTTACATAATTAAACAGCACATTGTACTCCACGAAGTAAAATATTCTAATCCTAAAAACCATAAGATGTTTCATAAAACTCCGGATTGTCACTTTCCctggttttcttttaaattcaaACAGCTCTGTCTCGTAGTTTTCCCCTGATCACATAAGCACCTCGCACCTTAACATTGAGGAAAAGGAAAGCCGGAATTCGGTTCCTTTCCAGTCTCAGGGGAAATAGCGAGAACTGAGAAGAAATGAATCCGGTAGGGAAGGTGTGGACTATAGCAGTTAGCATCGGGACAGTCGAAGCAATGAAGGATCAGGCTGGGTTCTGCCGATGGAATTACCCTCTCAGGATACTTCATCGGCACGCCGAGAACCGCGCAATTCAGTTCTTGTACTGGACCCAGAGACTGCTCTTCAATACTTGTTCTCCTACCTCACGGTCGTCGTGGTTGTCCTCTTCCGATGAATTCCTAGATACTACAGCGAGAGGAGAGAAGGTGAGAAGATCCCAGGACTCCATGAGAAGAGTCTTGGAATTGAGCTGCTGGGGTCCTAACACAGTCCGGTTTTGAGCCAGATGAATAAGGAAGGCTGTATATTATATTACGAGCAAAGCCACTTCGCAGCCATCTGTTTTCCCGAATCTGTAGATTCTTatagtgcgtttggtttcagagttaaagtaattttgattttaattatggaaaatgacaaatattgtgtagtgtgttgagttaaaattaaagttaaaatttttgtgattttaaccttGAAAACAAACATGTCATTAAtttccatcttcttcttgaGCCATAGAGAGGAATGGATCATTATCACATCAATCTGGAAATTTGATCCCTATCTTAAATCTTTGATTCACTGTCAACGATGACCATTTCTAGGCGAGGTCATTCCACTTGTCGCCTGGCTGGgttctttctttatttgagTGAGCTCGAAGAGTGAATCAATATCAGTTTTGGATCACGGTTTCTCAAATCTAAATTAGACCTGAAGGAAATAGATTTCGGCTAACCCTAAAAAGAACACTCAAGCGGGTCATGATAGAAGAAAAAActctcaaaaaaaaatatcattgaTCTTGATTTTCCCCTAATGAACATAGTCCTACAAGACAAATAAATTCAAAACCAGAATCCTAATACGactgaaaataagaaataagaaAGTTGAATCCTAAAAATAACACTTCAAAAACAAAGCCTAAATATTCTAAATATTTCCAACCAATATCTCATTAATATTTTCCTAtccatataaaatttattaaccTAATTTAAATCTCTCACACCAACGAgaattggttcaagcggttcgacgtTTGTTCTGCTTAAGTAAGCTCTCGGATTCGAATCcttgtgaatgtagaaaattcacgcCGTAAGAGTTTTACTATTTAGTGAATCGATCCGGCTCAACTGGATTAGTTAGGGTCTAATTGAGCTTTTAAATATTAAggttcacactgaaaaaaatcTCTCAAGTTCCTAATTTACCGATCAAAGTATCTCATCTTCCCTTTCCAATCACAAGAATCCGTCCTTGATATGATCGAAATCTGATTATTCTAATTTTGCCTTCTCGAAATCTAAACGATCCAAAATTCCTTCCCCTCGCTATGTATTGTATTGATAAACTAGTACCAAATATTACGAATAAATCTTACTGGAAAGATCCATAGATTGTCATAAACTTATGCTGTAGCCAAAATTAAAGCTTATGAGCACATTGCCACTCGACCTGAACTTTATCCGTGAAACGCTGGAAATAACCACATTTGCACTATTGGGAGTTTATCCCAATTCCCTGTGTAGGACCTGTTCCAAAACCGTTGGAAATTCTATGACcgttgaccaaaaaaaaaaaaaccaccgTAGTTACTTTTCAGTCAACCGCAGTAATCTTGGATATTTCCTTAGAAACTTCAAGGATGGTAATtgtgcgtttgattttagagtgatgtagagttgagttttgattttaattgaattgtaataattgcgttgttgaattatgaaaaaaaactgtgaaaaagtaatgaatagttgaaaaaaaagtaatgaaattgtggaaaaagtaatagataattgagagaatttaatattaaaaattgaatggaatggttaaaaaattaaagaaaatagaaaaaagtaataattatcttattgatttttattgtatagtaagtagagttaaagttaaaatttaaaaaatatgattgtaaaatcaaacggATTAACAATGCGGAATTAGATGCGCTGATTagggaaaatgacaattttagCCTTAGCATTAATTTGATGGAATTTTAATAATACCGCGGCCGTTCCAAGTTGCAATTTGCAAAAACCAGACGCGCCCCATTGAGGCTCCGCCGGTTGTTTTGCCTGCCCACTGCCGCACTTTCCTCCCCCCGCCGTATAAGAAGCTATCGCCACACCATTCACTCCTCATCAGCTGCCTGCAGCATTTCACATCAAcaatctcctcctcctttctcTTTCGCATCGGTAATCGGTTACGACATCGTCAGAAGCAGAATAAAGAAGAAAGATATGAGCAGATCATCAGCTTCGGCTGCGGCCGCGAGGGCGTGGATCGTGGCGGCGAGCATAGCTGCCGTGGAGGCCCTCAAGGACCAGGGCTTCTGCCGCTGGAACTACACCCTCCGgtcccttcaccagcacaccaaGTCCAAAATCTCCAGTTCCTACTCCCAGGCCGCTACCAAGCTCTCCGCGTCCTCCGGGGTCGTGTCCGACGCGGTGAAGGCGCAGCGGAGGATGAGACGGCCGGAGGAATCGCACCGTAAGGTCATGGAACTCAGCTGCTGGGGCCCCGAGTCCACCCGGTTTTAGGGCGCTTCGGATTCCAGAATCCTTCGCTGTGTACTTTGGGCTGCTGAAGCGAATCGGAGTAGGGAAAATCTTACGAGTGATGGAAAGATTATTGACATTTTTGTACTGACCTCTTTGTAAAACTATTATTTGTCTATTAGTTATATGATTAGATCTGAAGTCGActtccataaaaaaataaaattcatgtcggaaaaaggaaTTGTAAGCTTTCGTGAATCCGAACCGATTGGAATGTTTTGTGTGCCGGGCGAAATCCTTGGAACAGGGCAAGCATCCTGAATTCGACAAACTGCACCTCGAAGAACCCTACCTATTAGGACATTCCCCTATAGTTCCTCGGAACAAGCCTTTTTGGTTTGCCCTGGAACCGTCCCGGAAATGTCCGGTGTCCGTCCTGGAACCAGTATTCATGACCTAGATGAGTACATTCATAGAATGTATTTCGAACCCCGGATTGACAGGGAGAAGATCCGATCGAGAAAACCCAACCGGGATGCTTAGCATAGGCATAGTCAATCACTCGATCCCAAACTAGAAAACCATTTCCAGGCCAGCTAAAAAATAGATCACAAGAAACGCAAATTCCTCTCTCCTACAATACATCATGTCcggataaaagaaaaagaacgaGTTGTCCAAGAGGAAGAATGAAAGCAACACATTAATAATCCTAACCCAAGCCGGATAACACTGTACACAGATGTCGTAATCTTTAAtccttttcatatattttgcGGCAGGGGGAAGCTCTGGGAACCGAATATCTGATGAGAGTTGTTCTGAACGAAGATGGCGATCCCAGATTTCGCGCAGTTGAAACCATCCCACAGTGAGAAGTTAACGGTTCCTGAGACCGTCTTCTTGGGCGAGATGTCCTTCACGGAGCAGAGCTTCTCGAGCTTCCTGACCACAAAATCATTCGACAGGACTCGCCCTTTGTTCTCTCCAGCTGGGCAATCCGTGACCAATCCGCTCTCGTACAGAGCCACCATTATATTGACACCGTTGCTGTCCACCTTGGTCCGCAAGGATCCGGTCAGGTTGACTTGCAAGGAGTCCGGTGAAGGCCTCTGGAAAGTAgcctgaaaatgaaaattacataTGATCAGTAACATCATAACAGCTAAGAATGTTCGGATCTTCCAAGGTAAACTATTAATCATCTCTCGGACGAGTCACCGGGCAGAGCTTCCTCGATCTCGAAGAGTTTGTATGTATGTTCGATTATTTTCTCCACTCTCAAGCAAAGGTCTACCTATAGTAACTTTTTTACAGATCGACTATGCCTTTCAGCTTTGCTAGGTAGGCTCCACCCAACCGCTTCAACATCTCTCCTTTATTTTAGTTATGTTTCATTGCCATCTTAGATCTGTCCAACGCAGTACATGTACATGCTTTCGAGTGAAGGTAACCAGACGTGCTGTCAAGAAAACTAAAACCCGAATCCTAGTCCTCCGCTACAGACGATGAGCAATCTTGCAAAGTACTCCGGGCTATTCTAACTAAATGTACTGCATGTGGTTCTACGTCTCCATGAGAATTTCAAGTCATCTAATGAATCGTTACGAGAAATGGTGTCATTCTACTAGCTGTTTTTGTATCATTAACATTAGTAACCGAAAGGGTCTAAATCTCTGTTGGTTCTGCTGGCCACATTCAACCCATCTCAACCACCCAATTTTCAATTGGACAAAAGCTAGGACGAACAATTAAAAACTTTCTAAACTGAACCACATCATGTTCTTGCTTGTTTCTTCTGCAGGCACGATCCATCAGAAGCCTAAAATACatgtttaaatatattttatatgcattGACATTGCAGTTTCTACATCTCAACAGAGAAGGGCAAACAATTGAGTATGGGTTCCCTATCACGTAACATCTCCCATTGACTGAAAGGAATGACTCCGATCTAGTTATTTTTCCAGTACTGTGATcttcttggaagtcacacatgCATTACTATTGAGCCGGTCTCATGTACAACGAAAAGTTTCAAGCTCTGATATGGAAAAAGAGCTGGCATCATTCTAGATTCCGGCTTAAAACCGATTGATACGGATGGATCTAGATTTTGGTCTTAAAACCGACAGCTTTCTCCAGGGTTCcaatttaccattttccatGAAACAATCATCTCGACCGCACTATCATATCGAGATTCTTTCTTCCACGCAGATAGGAAAATAAGACCTAGAGAGGAACGCTAGAATCTATTAAGGACAAACCTCATCTACAGCGGCTATGGTTCGAAAGATCTTTGCAGACGTAAAAGCAAAGTTATATGTGCTCCTCCGATTCTCCCACAAAATTGTAAATTCTGTCATAGTCCATCACATCTTTTACCCTCTTGATAGTGCTAATAGttaatcaattttcttttggaaTGTAAACTGGGAGTTCTTTGATGTTATTGATGATGTACAGGGTAAATGGTCTTGATATAAATCCTTTTGATTAATGAAAGTCTCTACCatttatctaaaaaaaaaaaataagaccTATTCAGTTGTTTAGATAAAAAAAGGCTGGAGAAAGCTTGAAACAGCAGTTCGAAGGAGGGATGCCAACCTGGAACGGCGGAGCAGGGAACCTTGGGGCGCTGTTGATTGCGGCCAACAGGGCGTCCTCGTCGTTGCCCATACACTGGGCCCGGCCCTGGACCACCACCTGGGGCGTGAACATGGTGTCGAGTCCCAGAGCCTCCACATAGGCCTTCTGCCTCACGGTAGCGATGCTGGAGCCGTAAGGGTCCTTCCACCCCATGTAGTCCCAGTAGTCGACGTGGAAGGCCAGCACCACCACCTTCCGGCCGCCCAGCGCCTGCTCGAAGTCCCCCCTACCGAGCCTCGAGATCAGCATCTCCGCGGCCGGCGAGGTGGCACAGCCCTGCGAAGAGAACAGCTCCACCAGCACTGCCCCCGCCCCTGGCGCCTCCTCCGCCGCCACGGTGTGGTGGTCGCCGGCGGGGGACGTcttggaggaggaggacgaggCTGAGGGGTGGCCCCGGCCAAAGCAGGAGAGGAGGCCCCGAACCATATTGGGCACTACCCCGGTAGCTGTCTTTGTTAACGTCTCTGTCTCTGATCTCTGCCGCAGAGATCAGAGAGCGGAGGAAAATGGAGATTCAACAAAAACCCAGAAATTAAAGAATTtacaagagagagaaagagagagagagaatctaaCAGAGaggaggaaagagagaggaagaaggaaTGGAAtcgcagagagagagagagagagggggggggggggggggggggggggggtggatTAAAGTGGGAGGTACAGAGACAAAGGTGGCGAAGGAGGCTCCAACGAAGAGGTTCCCTCTGTCTGTCTCTGCTTAGTTACACCTCTGCGTCGTCCATGGCTTGCttattcatcatcatcttccatAACCATCACCGTTGATGTTTGCTTTTCtgtatattaaaaataaataaataaataggtgAGAGGGGCGGGGGGAAGGTCGGTGGCACGTTAGCTGTCAGTGTTTAGTATAACATCAGCGCCATGGCAGCTCCAACGCCATGTTTTCCGTTTGGAAGAGGAGATGGATTTTGGCAAGGAAGAATGTTCACCTCTTTTGATGATTCAAAGTCCAACCTAAAAGAGAAAGGTGACGTAGTTCAGTGATTAACGCACTCACCTAGTAATTTAGAAATTTtagatttgatttttattgatgAGACTATTCATGTccctttatttaaatttttctaaaaaaattttgtattaAGCTGTGACCCTCATATTATAACCAAAAGGTCAAGGTGAAAAAATCCAGCGGATAGAAAATGGATTTGGAAAGAAAGATCAGATCAAAGTCACGCGGTTCGCTTCCTGATGTCGGCGAGACTTCTAAGATTTGTCGGCTGCAGATTGGGTAATGTTTGTGAGAAAACAACTACGTGAAATTATGACATTGGACCaaatttttttggttggaTGTTGTTTGAGTTTCAACTAACCTTGGAATTCCCGAGATGGCGATATCCCACGGTGGACAAGAAAGACAAAAGTCCTGCTATCTAGGCTTAtgttaaatttcaatttgaatACTACCCTCTATCAATTCAACCCTATCAATAAAGGATGTAAGCGAGATGAGACGATTTGCGAACAATTCGACCTCGACTTGATAAAAATCCGAATTCAACTCAATCTTATTGAGTCAGCTCGGCTCGCCAAGCAAATGAGCTGAGTTCAATAGTATTCGGCTTGAAAAATTTGAGAATCTAAATGAACTTttttaatatacatatatactatTACTAACCAGaccaatattattattattattttgtttgttATTTTGAATGAAGTAGATATAATTTGACGAGCCCGAGTCTTCAATTTAAGTGACAAGTCGAGCTTGAGCCTTGTAGATTCGAGCCCAGCTCGTTTACAACCCGATTTTGGATTGAATATTCAATTGGAGATGGAcctaaaaatatctttttgaCTTGGAGATGGGTCGAAATTTATGAAAGTCCagtagaaatttaaaatagtACCCAAGTAAGGTTGTATGTCCATGCAGTGCTTATCACGTTAAGTCCAGTATCTGATGCAAGCGCCTGATGTTATTCCCTTACCCTACCATAAAGGAGGAAGTCCGGCTCATTAGTTAATAAAAACTCGAGACTACACATTATCACATCAGAACAAGTGTTGAGAGATGAACAATAACAAATCCAAACTGAccaaggaagaaaaaaaatcatagatttaatttatatgagattttgaCTCTACTACTTATCAACTCGAGCTTCTCGATTGATGATTCCAAACGTGTGTCTACAACAACCGAGGACATTCTTTAATGTGAAAAATTATACATAATTCTTCTCAGCTATCGATGGAACGTGATTCGAACTAGACTATGAAAGCATCAAAATAGACGATCATGGTCTCATAAGATGCCTCAGCCAATCACAAATAATACGGGGGCCCTCACCGGCGCATTCCTATTTGCTAATGTTATCGGCCccagaaataaaatataatattattagaatttctattttattattcgTCAATGCGCCTATACTGTAATCCAAAAAAATTGTAATGTATTTAGTCGAACCGGAAAGATCCTACCGGGCCGGATCAGAGGAGGACCCACCCGTGACGACGCAGAGAGGGGCAATCTCGGGAAAAAGTGGGAAGCGCCCTGGAATTTGCAAACCCTAAACCCTTCTCCTTTCCACATTCACTTCCttctctgctctctctctcgctcgcTCTACATTCTGGCGCTTCAGAATCGCCATTTCCAGGTGAGATCTCGAGCTCAATCAGCTTGATTCTATGCTGTTCATGCTGTCGTGCTTCGATTTATGCTAACTTGTAGATCTGAATACTGCTCTCTTCATCTCGAGCTCGATTTCTGTTCTTCGATTGATGTGATTCTCATTCGTATGCTTTCTGTTCGACTGATTCTTTGTTTGGACGCCGGTGGGATGACGTTGAAAGAGGATGTATATGCGCCTGCCTGAGATGGTCGCGCCCGTTATTGTTCCGTGACTTCCTTTGAGATTCTCATGGCGGTATCAAGTGTTTTGCCGAAAGTTATATTGGCAATTTTGCTTTAGAGCCTCATAACATGTCGTGATGTATAAACCTGGATTCTTCTGCTCGGTCTTTATATAGGGATCAATACTGATTCTGTGACCTTCTTAGTTGCTGATTGTGTGAGCTTTCGTTTAGTTGGATCAGAGAGCGGTATTCGGAAGCTTATGTCAGCATACTTGCGGCTTTGCTAGAACCTAAGTTGGTTGTCTTGCTTTGGTGATTAATAAAGGTGTGACTCATGGCATCCCAATCCCGAAGAGGCGGAGTCTCCCTTCCTGAGCGGCGGAACCCCAGGTCTGGTGGAGGCGGAGCTGCTAGCATCATCTCGAGGATCTCCCAGTCAGAGATTGTGTCCCGAGGCAGGCAAGCTGCGGGCGATTCTGCGGTCGTCGCCAAGAAACTCCTCAAGTCCACAGGCAAGGCTGCCTGGATCGCCGGAACTACATTCCTTGTCCTGGTCGTACCTCTGATAATCGAGATGGACCGCGAGCAGCAGCTGAACGATCTAGAGCTCCAGCAGGCCAGCCTCCTCGGTACTCCTCCAGTTGGTCAGAAATGAGCTATCCAGGTATTTGTGCTTATTACTGATCATTAGGAGAATAATTCTGTATGGCTGGGGTTGGGAGGATTTTGATTCGACTTTGCTTCGGTGGATGCTAGTATCATGTAAAATTTGATGTTAGATTTGAAAGAGCGGTTTTGAGCTTTCATGATCAGCATGCCTTCCACCACTTTTACTCTTGAGATGATATGGCAAACTCCAGCCCTGTTCTTGAACTCTTGAGTCCATTCCAATGCTAGTTTTACctctttatagatgatcaATTCCCTAGTATATGTTCTTGCTGCGCGGCTCGATCGTTAAGGTTCGGTTTCGAGTTAATATTCCTCCATTATATTGCATTTCATTGCAGATGCCTTGCCTGCTTCTTCATATCAGTAGGCATGCATCAGATTACCAGAGCGGTATAGAACGTGTTCGGGTTTCTATCCGTGTCTCTAACTTTTAGAGTGCTTGAAAATCGAGCATACAAATATGTACGTAGAAAGAACATCGATGGGTGGTTGAGGTGTTTGGAAATTGTTCATGTTCTTATCGTGCTCGATATCTAGTCTGCCCGCATATTCTCAATATTGAAGAATCTTATGGTGTACACGAGGAATAAACAAACATATTTATCCTTTCTACGATATAGATagaacatttttattttactttctcGCCTTGTCCAAACAACCCACACTCGATAATTTGATTGAAAAAATAGATAAAGAAGCaaaggaataaataaatagagtAAAATTCCACGCCTGCaagagttttttttgtttatggaCATATTTATGCTTTTTGGAATATTTCAGAAGTCAAAATCCTCTTGGTTTGGCTTAGGAGAAGTCAGCAGGGCCGTGTAGAGGCGGAGCCGGTCCTCCCCGAGAGACGAGCACCGTGACAGCGGCCTCCTCGGCCTTATGAAGGAGAGGGAGGTGAGGGTGAGCCGGTGCTTGTAACGCCGCCATGCCAGCTGGATCGCCACCGCTGCCCACGTCCTCCACCCCGGCGAGTAGTACCTTGCACTTCGCTTCACGCGCTCATTCACGAACGTATATCTACAGTAACCGAAAACATACTATTACCTGATAGAAACATTGACCATAGAGACAACTCATATCGTCGGCAATCATGCAGATTTTTGCGGATCAGCCCGAGCTCCGAGTCGAGAGTAATTTTACTGAGGTGGTCAATTTGGGCCCAAGCCCTGGTATAGATTTGATAGACTCTATTCATTATTGTGGGTGTCAGTGTTTCTGCTCATACCTGAAATGTTGGGTCACATACTTCACATCTTCTGCTTCTAAGCCGAATGCCTCCGTGGTTTCAAGAGTCACAAGGGTCGACGAGGATGGTGGCAGCCTTTCAATAAATGGCCGTCGGAGGCACCATGAGAGGAGCTCGTCGCCGCTGAAGTTTCCAGGCCCCAGCATACAGCAACTCTTCACTCCGTCTCTTAGGACCTGGCTGCTCTGGAGGTGGCCCCTCACCACGAATAGCATCCTCTGAACTGGATCGCCTTCTCTCGTTATCTGCACGATCGATCGATGCACAATCACATGTGCGATCATTGCAAGAAGGAAATCGAATAAACTTTGTTTGGAGCTTACGGTTTCTCCCTTCGTGAAGATGAGAGATTTCACACGATCGCAGATGTTCTCGAGCACCAAGTCGTCCATATGTTGGAACAGAGGCACctgaaaacaaaaggaaagtATCCCATCAGTCCACAACTCTAGTGGACCTGGGCCCATCTTTAGTGGGCCTAGGCTCATATCTAGTGGGCCACGTAAATTCAAATATTCGTTTGTTGGGTTTTTTCTATCCGATGCCCTTCCAATAAGATATGCTGAGTAATGATTCTATTATGACTacgtttgtttgtttgttttttaccTATCAAAACCGGGCGTATGCTGTAATTTCAAACAGATGGACATGTTTATGATAAGAATTGGAGCTTACGAccgtaaaaaagaaaagaaaaaaaaaaaaagaccctTTCCCCGACCGGAACTGTCACCTTTTTCAGGATAACGGACAACATTCGCTTTCCTACAGAGAAAGGAGAATTTACAGCTTCACGTGGGATTCTTGAGAATGCTTAAAGAAGTTCAAAAGGGAGCCTCAGAATCATCATTTGAAAGCAAAACGTTTATGCATGCTTCTGTAGGGAAACTTAAAGTTGATAGGACACACATATAATAAGTCCAAGTTCCTTTGGTCCCCACGACGCAAACTGCTCGGGAGACCTTGCACCGGCACATTTACGATGAATCGGCTCTTTCCTA
This genomic window contains:
- the LOC116201485 gene encoding mitochondrial import receptor subunit TOM9-2-like yields the protein MASQSRRGGVSLPERRNPRSGGGGAASIISRISQSEIVSRGRQAAGDSAVVAKKLLKSTGKAAWIAGTTFLVLVVPLIIEMDREQQLNDLELQQASLLGTPPVGQK
- the LOC116192248 gene encoding uncharacterized protein LOC116192248 — translated: MVRGLLSCFGRGHPSASSSSSKTSPAGDHHTVAAEEAPGAGAVLVELFSSQGCATSPAAEMLISRLGRGDFEQALGGRKVVVLAFHVDYWDYMGWKDPYGSSIATVRQKAYVEALGLDTMFTPQVVVQGRAQCMGNDEDALLAAINSAPRFPAPPFQATFQRPSPDSLQVNLTGSLRTKVDSNGVNIMVALYESGLVTDCPAGENKGRVLSNDFVVRKLEKLCSVKDISPKKTVSGTVNFSLWDGFNCAKSGIAIFVQNNSHQIFGSQSFPLPQNI
- the LOC116192249 gene encoding uncharacterized protein LOC116192249; the protein is MSRSSASAAAARAWIVAASIAAVEALKDQGFCRWNYTLRSLHQHTKSKISSSYSQAATKLSASSGVVSDAVKAQRRMRRPEESHRKVMELSCWGPESTRF